AGTTCGGACCACTGATACAAGGGGAGGCTTACTGTGGGAAAACTTCTAGCTTCCTCAGGACATTTTTGTTCACAGAGTTGAGGCATCCCACCACCAGGCCGAGGGTGAACCCatcccaggccaagggcaggcagaTGGAGTCAAGGCCACTGAATTATGCCCGCCATAAAGCTGGCCCTATTCctggaggattaaaaaaaaatctatattatcATTCAAACCAGTTTGAGTTGGGCTTTCTGTTCCTTGTGGCCAAAGTCATCCTTCTAAGAAACACAAGAGTAATTAAGCAGGACAGAAATGCCCCCCTTGCCTCTGATGCAGCTACCTTGAGAAGCATGGGGGAAAGCACCCCCTGCTCTTGATGGTGAAAGGGGGTAGTGGACAATAAAATCAGAGTGCCGCATGCGGTCCAGGGGAAGGCTGACTACTGATCTCTTCCCGCTGGTCCAGAGAACTCGGCAAAGTGTTCGGGAAAGAGAGACCCTGACTGTGGGGTGGGCAAGCGAACCAGTTCCGGCCCAGGGGATATAAGGCAAGTCTGCTGGGGAAAAAGCATGGAAGGAGGAATGCCCTGCCTGTGCCCCCTGTACCTCCCACCTTTGAACACAGGTGTACAGATGATGGCTGGACCAGCTGCAGCCACCAGGGAAGGACCCAGGAAATCCCAGAGACGTCTCCCCAGAGCCCCTGATCACTGACCCTCGGAgccaccttcctccctcccaacTTCCTGAGagccaaagaaaataaagccCTAATCAAAACTAGTTTTAACTGGGTCTTCTGTTAATTTACACCTAAAACATCCAAATTGAGATATCCAGTTGGAGGCTAGggctataaaaaaacaaacaaactggggaATTATATTCTGTGTGATGCTCTGAAATCTAAATCCATGTGCTTTCCCTCGAAGTACCCAAGAACCCCTTCAAGGAGATCCGAGGCCCAGCCCAGGGGGGAGCCCTTACCTTTCCATCTGTCTCCAGCTGCGAGGCCAAGATGGAGATGCTAACAAAATCTAACAGAGAACTGATGAGGGCTGGTTGAAGGCCGGCAGGCAGGATGAAAGAGGGGTacaggggaggccaaatcctTAGTCTGATCACTCTGTATAAACAAAAGCAGGGGcatgggtggggttgggggggcagggagcgGAGTACAGACCCTCCCAGGTCAACAAGGCAGGTGCTGGAGCTCATGGGAACATACGTAGGTATGGAAGAGAGGAGGGTGCCTTCGGTTTTGCTCACACTGAGGCTAACATGCCTTAGGAACCCCCAGTGGGTCTTCTCCATAGGCCATGAGCTACCCATTCCTGAGGCTCAGGAGAAAAAtctagataagaaaaataaactcgGTACTCATCAGCAAACAGGTGCTAGCTGGAGCCACGTGGGCAGATGACGTCTTTCAAGGAGGGTGTGGGATGGTGGTGAGTGACAGTGAGAAGACGACCAAGCCACAGGATAGACCACATGTGTGGGCAAAATTCTTGAGAAAGAATGTGAGACAGGATGCCCAGAGATACAGGAAAATGACTCTTCAAAGAAGAGAGCTTCAAGAGGGGACGGTGACCTGCAAAGGCGGCAAGTCAGGAAAAGGCCTGAAAAATGTTCATTTGTGGCCAGATTTCCCCGGGCCCCATCGGCCCGTGGTACACGCGAGGTCACACAGGCAGTACGAGCCACCGTTTCACATGCATCACCGGCCTGTGGCCAACCCTCTGCAGAGCCAGGACTCCCTGAAAACGAGTCCTCGCTTCCCGTTGTTTCTCTGAGGCCCTGGGAGTGGGGTGCACAGGCCCGAGCGGAGTGTCCACGTGCTGGCCCCCACACCCCCATCTGACGCCagggccccccgcggcccccctgGCGCAGGGCCTCCGTCTCTTGCTCTGCCAAAGCCACACACCTTGGTGACGCCAAAGCAGCGGAGTATTCTTCTGACTTCTTCCCTGAGCGGGAGCCACGGCATTTTCTGAGAAAGGAAGAGGACACCCCCTACTTGTCATCTGTCGGAGTTCCGTGGCTCACACAGCGCCTCAGGCCAATGCCTTCTCGGCAGGTGGCCATCTGTCCCAAGGCCAGGGCTGAGCCTGGGGCGGAAGACAGTCTCCCTGTGATCCCAGTCTCTGCCCCAGGGACCCAGCCCCCCGGGGACCCTATGTCCACTCCACCAGCTTACCAAACGCTCCCTGCACACCCACACTTTGCAGTTAGGCTGTCAGGAACCCTGGCCACCCTGTGACTCAGCAGAGGAGCGTCAGCAGGATGGTAGGCAGATGAGGAGGTCAGATCGCAGCAAGCGGGGGACAGTGGGAGGTGGTGGCGAGGACTACGGAGGGCAAGCCAACAGCAAGTTTCCTGAGCCCTGGCTGTTGGCAAGGGGTAGAGCCAGGTGAGCAGGGTCAAAGGAGATGAAAGCTGGCCGTGATGATGGTTTTTAACAAGGAACAGTGCCTGCAGCTGTTGaaaaaagaggcacagagagcgaCAGGGCGGCCCAGACAGTGAGCAAAGAGGGAACAGCCAGGTGCAAGGTCTGACCATGAACCCCAGGCCCCGGGGAACAGAAAACAGCACCCCTGAGGTCCCTGGAGAGACCCCGACCCGGGGAGAGCCCCCTAAAGGAAGGGGGGTGGTGGAGGCCAGAGAACCGGCCCTGTGCTTCTGCAGGGGGGAGGTGACCCCGCAAGCTGCCCCAGGCCCCCTGAAGCCCGGTCTGTCCATGGCCGGGAGCTCCCTGGGGAGCTCCTCTATGTGACTCGAACTctaggcttctccctctgccatttgaTCTTAGTGACGATCACAGCTGCATCTGGGAGTCCACCTTCTTCCCGTGGCCCAGTCcctgatccccccccccccggggtggAGGCGCccctcactgccccccaccccagcttcagCGTAGAACTTCCCGCAGAAAAGGATTCACTTCTAAAGGTGGGTTTTTTCCTTGGTGTATTTATTTAACTTACTGCGCCCTGAGGGGTCAGAAGGGCCTAGAACGGAAGGCCTAGGAGCACTGCGGCCGCACAGGCCAGAACACCACGCAGCCCCTGCTCtgtgtctcaggaccctggaggTGAATGTGGTGGCCGAGTCATTGCACCGCTGCATTCCCCAAACGGTGAAACCGAAGGCCACCATCCGAGGGTCACCCAGAAAAATACCCTCCTTGAACCCGCAGTGTGAAATCCGGGTGCGTGTTGGAACGCGCTTTCATGGCAAGGCGGTGCTCAAGGGTCACAGATTCCAAGGCTGTGGCAACGGGGAAGCAGGTGTCCCCAAGGCAGGCACTAGCTGATGGCCTGTGAAAAGCCAGGGTCACTCGGGGCCTGCTGAGCTGGACACCCCCCCTCCTCCGCTGCTGCCACAAATGGACCTGACCCGACATCGCAGGGAGACAGGTTGCAAGACCAGATTCCTCCGTGGAGACTTTTTAAGGGTTGGGAACTAGCTCCCCGAGAGCAATCAGGCCGCAAACACCCCTCCACCAGGCCAGCCACCAAGCCCTGGGAGCCACGTCAAGATGGGAAGCAGAGTCACAATTTGGGTTTCACTTCCTCTAAGATGATCTCAGTGTTTCGTGAGTGATCCTGCTTCTGCGTGAAGACGCGGGGACCTGGCGGCGAGAAGCCAGTGCCGGCTCCGTGTCCTCCCCGGTGCTGGTCTGCAGACGTGATGCCCCCCCCACGCAGACGTGATGCCCCACCCCCCGCGGATGCGATGCCCCCCTGCAGACGTCATGACCACCCGCAGACGTCATGCTCCTCCTGCAGATGTGATGCCCCACCCCCCTGCAGACGTGATGCCCCCACTGCAGACTTGATCCCCCTGCAGACGTGATGCCCCCCCGCGGACGTGATGCCCCCCTGCAGATGTGATGCCCCACCCCCCGCGGATGTGATGCCCCCCCGCAGACGTCATGTCGCCCCCGCAGACgtcatgcccccccaccccggtgaCTTGCCCAGGCTCTCCCGAAGGGCGGGTGGCCGGGGAAAGCGGCGGACCACGCCGCCTGCGGGGCAGAGCCCCGGGTCCACCCCAGCCGAGGGTCCACCCCAGCCTGCGGCCGAGCACGCGGCGCGGCCTCTTTAAAACCGGAGCAGGCCGCCGGCGAGCCCCGCCCCGGGGCGGCCCCGACACGACACCCGAGCCAGCCGCGGCCCGGCTTCCAGCCCAGCTGCCCGGGCGCCCGCCGAGCCGAGGAGCCGAGCCGAGGAGCCGAGCCGGGGCCGCGGTCGGCATGGCCCAGGCGTTCGTGAGCAGCAGGCTGCAGCCCGGGAAGGTGGTGGTGTTCGTCAAGCCCACCTGCCCCTACTGCCGAAGGGCCCAGGAGCTGCTCGGCGCGCTGCCCCTCCGGCCGGGGGCTCTGGAATTCGTCGACATCACGGCCGCGGGCGACACCAGCAGCATTCAGGACTATCTGGAAAAGCTCACGGGCGCCAGGACGGTGGGTTCCCCGAGGCCGGGCCGGAGCTCCCCCGCCCCCATTCCCTTTCCCTGTGGGGCTGAGCGGGGATGCGCCGCGGCCCGGGGCGCTGGGGGGGGGGCGTCTAGGCGAGGACCCCAAGGGGGACGGCAGCTGGGCTGCAGCCCCGGGGCGCTGGGGGGTCTCTAGGCGAGGACCCCGCCGGGACAGCAGCTGGGCTGCAGCCCTGGAGCGCTGGGGGGTCTCTAAGCCAGGACCCCGCCGGGATGGCAGCTGGGCTGCAGCCCCGGGGCACTGGGGGGGTCTCTAGGCGAGGACCCCAATGGGGACGGCAGCTGGGCTGCAGCCCCGGGGCGCTGGGGGGTCTCCAGGCGAGGACCCCGCCGGGACGGCAGCTGGGCTGCAGCCCGAGGCGGCGGACCCGGTGCGGTGCGTCAGGCTCGCGGCCCCAGCGCTGTCCCCGCCGGCTTGAGCCCCCGCCGGCCTTTGTTTCAAGCACTGCCGGGAAATGACAGTTTGCAGCTTGCGGCCGGGTGGGAAGTGGGGCGCGGGGGCAAGTGTGACCTGCGCGTTGAACGCCCTCCCCCGAGTTCATCCGGCCGAGGGGGACTTGCCGCCTTCGGTCTTCCCTCTAAGCGCCCTTTAACCACAAGGCCCTTAGCTCCCTCTTCCCTATCTTAACTCACTCCCTCCCCTGGAAAGGGTCACGATTTGCTCCTTCTTCCATGTTACAGATGTTTCCAGGCCCGCCCTGGTAGGGAGTTCAGGGGCCAGAGTCCCAGCCTGGATTTCACAATGGCTTGCAACGTGACCTTGGGCGAGGCGCCACCTCGGGGATCCTCAAGGACCTTCGGCCACCAGACCAGACAGGCAGGGGACTTCCAAGTCCCCTTGGCTCCCATAGATTGTGAGGCCCTCTAGGAACTGCTTTTCTCTACCTGGAAAGGCTTCCTCTTCCTCAGCACCCCCAGCTTCTGGGGGGTATGGCCAGATCTGGCACCGGGTGGGGCGGGGGCCACcggccacccccccaccccagcccccttcAGGATGCGCATCCTCTCGGACACTGTGTCTGCAGAAGCACATTACCTGCTTCAGTTGGACTCCCAGGCTTTTATCTGGGTTCTGAGCAGGAagcacggggcggggggcggggggtgtttCTCGAGCCTCTCCTCAGCCATCAGTCTGTTGGCACAGAGGGAGGCTACACCTGTGGCCCTGT
This sequence is a window from Canis aureus isolate CA01 chromosome 2, VMU_Caureus_v.1.0, whole genome shotgun sequence. Protein-coding genes within it:
- the GLRX gene encoding glutaredoxin-1 gives rise to the protein MAQAFVSSRLQPGKVVVFVKPTCPYCRRAQELLGALPLRPGALEFVDITAAGDTSSIQDYLEKLTGARTVPRVFIGRDCIGGCSDLIEMNQSGELCKRLQQIGALQ